The Pseudofrankia inefficax genome window below encodes:
- a CDS encoding maleylpyruvate isomerase family mycothiol-dependent enzyme, producing the protein MDYGALLLEQNRLLADLLGEADWSTPVPTCPGWTLTQVMRHVGRAPRWAATIVRARAQEVVDPRGAEGGRPPGDRDGALAWFQQGPRLLLEAVADDPDARVWTTAAGLQPARWWVRRMLHEAVIHRVDAAIALGVDHPIEPVLAADGISEWLDLMVGLSGTAMLRDGSTMRLHATDVGLGADGEWTIRGGLSRIEWEHGHGVGDVALSGNAADLLLAVMRRIPGDDGRLVIAGEREHWTTWLANTAY; encoded by the coding sequence GTGGACTATGGTGCTCTCCTGTTAGAGCAGAATCGTCTTCTCGCTGACCTGCTCGGCGAGGCCGACTGGTCCACGCCGGTCCCGACCTGCCCGGGCTGGACCCTCACCCAGGTCATGCGCCACGTTGGACGCGCGCCGCGGTGGGCGGCCACGATTGTCCGGGCCCGGGCCCAGGAGGTCGTCGACCCTCGCGGGGCCGAGGGTGGCAGGCCACCGGGGGACCGCGACGGTGCGCTCGCCTGGTTTCAGCAGGGCCCGCGGCTGCTCCTGGAGGCCGTGGCCGACGACCCGGATGCGCGGGTCTGGACGACGGCCGCCGGGCTACAGCCGGCGCGCTGGTGGGTCCGACGGATGTTGCACGAGGCGGTCATCCACCGAGTCGACGCCGCGATCGCGCTGGGTGTCGACCATCCGATCGAGCCGGTACTCGCCGCCGACGGAATTTCGGAGTGGCTCGACCTGATGGTCGGGCTTTCCGGCACCGCGATGCTGCGAGACGGGTCGACGATGCGCCTGCACGCCACCGACGTCGGCCTCGGCGCCGACGGGGAATGGACGATCCGCGGCGGTCTGTCCCGAATCGAATGGGAGCATGGTCACGGCGTTGGTGACGTCGCGCTGAGTGGTAATGCCGCGGACCTGCTGCTCGCGGTGATGCGCCGGATCCCTGGCGATGACGGCCGGCTGGTGATCGCAGGCGAGCGGGA
- a CDS encoding ABC transporter substrate-binding protein: MFSGRKALTAAAAVAAATLTAAGCGSSSGSPTTPAGGASSASQKLTIGVLVDDTGAAASTNKTAINGMKAGIQYAARNGYTIKYVLADTQTSPTTALSAAQKLVTQDHVTAVVAQSALTFIAAPYLAAHNVPVIGSGSDGPEWSTTPSMFPVLGALHQTKVATTVGQFFKARGVTTVGTIGYGASPQSAAGARSSAASAQAAGLKVGYVNAQFPLGSTDVGPVSLAMKDAGVNGVTSATAPNTSFALITALRQQGVDLRAALLPVGYGGDLLAAGPGAAAAAQNVYFSLAYEPVEMQTAATKQFVSDLRATGTTGAPTYAEYNGYASIGLLVRGLKDAGGAPSSATLITALSKVHDWGALGLLGGRKIDINDRENIIAGVDNCVWITQFEGSAFRLVAGADPVCGAEVKGVTVS; this comes from the coding sequence ATGTTTTCCGGACGGAAGGCGCTGACGGCGGCGGCCGCCGTGGCGGCAGCCACGCTGACGGCCGCTGGGTGCGGAAGCTCGTCGGGGAGCCCGACGACTCCAGCCGGCGGCGCGAGCTCCGCCAGCCAGAAACTGACCATCGGGGTCTTAGTCGACGACACCGGTGCGGCGGCGTCGACGAACAAGACCGCGATCAACGGGATGAAAGCCGGTATTCAGTACGCGGCCCGCAACGGCTACACCATCAAATACGTGCTGGCTGACACCCAGACCTCCCCGACGACCGCGCTGAGCGCCGCGCAGAAACTCGTCACCCAGGACCATGTGACGGCGGTCGTCGCCCAGTCGGCGTTGACGTTCATCGCCGCGCCCTATCTCGCGGCGCACAACGTTCCCGTGATCGGCTCCGGGTCGGACGGGCCGGAGTGGTCGACGACCCCGAGCATGTTCCCGGTCCTCGGCGCACTGCATCAGACGAAGGTGGCCACCACCGTCGGACAGTTCTTCAAGGCGCGGGGCGTCACCACGGTGGGAACGATCGGCTACGGCGCCTCGCCGCAGTCCGCCGCCGGCGCCAGGTCCTCGGCGGCCTCCGCCCAGGCGGCCGGGCTGAAGGTCGGCTACGTCAACGCCCAGTTCCCGCTGGGCAGCACCGACGTCGGCCCCGTCTCGCTCGCCATGAAGGATGCCGGCGTCAACGGTGTCACCTCGGCGACGGCCCCCAACACCTCCTTCGCCCTGATCACGGCGCTGCGCCAGCAGGGCGTCGACCTCAGGGCCGCGCTGCTCCCGGTCGGCTACGGCGGCGACCTTCTCGCGGCCGGGCCGGGCGCGGCGGCCGCGGCCCAGAACGTCTACTTCTCGTTGGCGTACGAGCCGGTCGAGATGCAGACCGCGGCCACGAAGCAGTTCGTCTCGGACCTGCGTGCCACCGGGACGACCGGCGCCCCGACCTACGCGGAGTACAACGGCTACGCCTCGATCGGCCTGCTCGTCCGAGGCCTCAAGGACGCCGGCGGCGCCCCGAGCTCGGCGACCCTGATCACCGCCCTGTCCAAGGTCCACGACTGGGGAGCCCTGGGCCTGCTCGGCGGCCGGAAGATCGACATCAACGACCGCGAGAACATCATCGCCGGGGTCGACAACTGCGTCTGGATCACGCAGTTCGAGGGCAGCGCCTTCCGCCTGGTCGCGGGCGCCGACCCGGTCTGCGGGGCCGAGGTCAAGGGCGTCACGGTCTCCTGA
- a CDS encoding LysR family transcriptional regulator: MNEKTAAAALVPELAQLAALGVERSITRAAARSGTSQPTLSRAVRRWEEALGVRLVEPHGRGVRLTPEGGLLTAAAGEAFRLMETAVRRARGEAPGPTLTIAFLRSLGPPVVGELVSSFLREHPGVLIAHLEASTAAVLDGIDARQIDLAVTAPRPPGRFGWLHLGDQAIVLMMPATHRLAGRSAVGLREVADEAFLSLDHRFHTRQVTDALWAAAGLSPRITMEADDLRTIANYVSAGLGLALVPADSAAHPRTANLPLAEAGARREFGLAWRAADDRPLTRSFVDHARQLNERYPGWADIDL; encoded by the coding sequence ATGAATGAGAAGACAGCGGCCGCCGCGCTCGTGCCGGAGCTCGCCCAGCTCGCCGCGCTCGGGGTGGAGCGCTCCATCACACGGGCGGCGGCCCGGTCAGGTACGAGCCAGCCCACGCTCAGCCGCGCGGTCCGGCGCTGGGAGGAGGCGCTCGGCGTCCGCCTGGTCGAACCGCACGGCCGTGGCGTCCGGCTCACCCCGGAAGGCGGCCTGCTGACCGCCGCGGCAGGCGAGGCCTTCCGCCTGATGGAGACCGCCGTGCGCCGGGCCCGCGGCGAGGCACCCGGGCCCACGCTCACGATCGCGTTCCTGCGCTCGCTCGGCCCGCCGGTGGTGGGCGAGCTCGTCTCGTCGTTCCTGCGGGAGCATCCGGGAGTCCTGATCGCGCACCTGGAGGCCTCCACCGCGGCGGTGCTCGACGGCATCGACGCACGCCAGATCGACCTCGCGGTGACCGCGCCCCGCCCGCCCGGGCGATTCGGCTGGCTCCACCTGGGCGACCAGGCGATCGTGCTGATGATGCCGGCCACGCATCGCCTGGCCGGCCGGAGCGCCGTCGGGCTGCGGGAGGTGGCCGACGAGGCCTTCCTGTCCCTCGACCACCGCTTCCACACCCGGCAGGTCACCGACGCGCTGTGGGCGGCCGCCGGCCTCTCGCCGCGGATCACGATGGAGGCCGACGACCTGCGCACGATCGCGAACTACGTGTCCGCCGGGCTCGGGCTGGCCCTCGTGCCCGCCGACTCCGCGGCGCACCCGCGCACGGCGAACCTGCCGCTGGCGGAGGCCGGAGCGCGCCGGGAGTTCGGCCTCGCCTGGCGCGCAGCGGACGACCGGCCGCTCACCCGGTCGTTCGTCGACCACGCCCGCCAGCTCAACGAGCGCTACCCCGGGTGGGCGGACATCGACCTCTGA
- a CDS encoding SGNH/GDSL hydrolase family protein, whose translation MAAPKVIAALGSSYAAGPGIEPVEDSDAMRSARNYAHLCAARLGARLVDLTVSGATTETILRCPQTTMRGARFAPQIDGLPADANLVTVTAGGNDLRFVGSVLAAAWRTHDPGGVMATMLEEMLGATGIPDPTDAEVEQVADGLAGIVAEARRRAPRGRVIIVDYLAPLGADTRPGVDVPFAAEELTALLRVQSALRDANERAAKRSGAELLAASVLSEGHELGGAAQDPWVFGFIPEVERTGASFHPNLAGMTAIAGALAELLA comes from the coding sequence ATGGCTGCGCCGAAGGTCATCGCCGCGCTCGGAAGCTCCTACGCCGCGGGCCCCGGCATCGAGCCGGTGGAGGACTCCGACGCGATGCGGTCGGCCCGCAACTACGCGCACCTGTGCGCGGCGCGGCTCGGCGCGCGGCTGGTGGACCTCACCGTCTCGGGCGCGACCACCGAGACGATCCTGCGCTGCCCGCAGACGACGATGCGAGGTGCCCGGTTCGCGCCGCAGATCGACGGGCTCCCCGCCGACGCAAACCTCGTCACGGTCACGGCCGGTGGCAACGACCTGCGGTTCGTGGGCTCGGTGCTGGCCGCCGCGTGGCGCACCCACGACCCGGGCGGCGTGATGGCGACGATGCTGGAGGAGATGCTGGGCGCCACCGGCATCCCGGACCCGACGGACGCCGAGGTGGAGCAGGTCGCGGACGGGCTGGCCGGCATCGTGGCCGAGGCGCGCCGGCGTGCCCCGCGCGGCCGTGTGATCATCGTGGACTATCTGGCCCCCCTCGGGGCTGACACTCGACCGGGCGTCGACGTGCCTTTCGCGGCCGAGGAGCTGACGGCGTTGCTGCGCGTCCAGTCGGCGCTGCGGGACGCCAACGAGCGGGCCGCGAAGCGCTCCGGCGCCGAGCTGCTGGCGGCGTCCGTGCTCAGCGAGGGGCACGAGCTGGGCGGCGCCGCGCAGGACCCGTGGGTTTTCGGCTTCATCCCGGAGGTCGAACGCACCGGGGCCTCGTTTCACCCGAACCTGGCGGGAATGACCGCGATCGCTGGCGCTCTGGCGGAGCTGCTCGCCTGA
- a CDS encoding TetR/AcrR family transcriptional regulator, producing MAVRGNTSEPSGTPPVPDAAARRPRGRQEVREALLEAAQRLIAEQGPANVRLREVADAARVNFGLVYQYLGTKEDLLHEVYQRVAARSAGRFEQVEALTDVVDIFLTIADDSIGRIMGWVALEGGYSADVFGPSPALSQVAGIVARDARAHGNEVPDEEARVFAAFLQLVALGWRLFRPIGLSIADVDATAVDADALVTKWLHLLADTVVRGEQDAKESPA from the coding sequence GTGGCAGTTCGCGGCAACACCTCAGAGCCCTCGGGTACGCCGCCCGTGCCGGACGCCGCCGCGCGGCGGCCCCGCGGCCGCCAGGAGGTGCGGGAGGCGCTGCTGGAGGCGGCTCAGCGCCTGATCGCCGAGCAGGGCCCGGCGAATGTGCGGCTGCGCGAGGTCGCGGACGCCGCCCGGGTGAACTTCGGCCTCGTCTATCAGTACCTCGGCACCAAGGAAGACCTTCTGCACGAGGTCTACCAGCGTGTCGCCGCCCGCTCCGCCGGCCGTTTCGAACAGGTCGAGGCACTCACCGACGTCGTGGACATCTTTCTGACGATCGCGGACGACAGCATCGGCCGGATCATGGGCTGGGTCGCGCTGGAGGGCGGCTATTCGGCGGACGTCTTCGGCCCGTCGCCCGCGCTCAGCCAGGTCGCGGGAATCGTCGCCCGCGACGCCCGCGCCCATGGCAACGAGGTGCCGGACGAGGAGGCGCGGGTCTTCGCCGCCTTCCTGCAGCTGGTGGCGCTCGGCTGGCGGCTGTTTCGCCCCATCGGCCTGTCCATCGCGGACGTCGACGCGACCGCCGTCGACGCCGACGCGCTCGTCACCAAATGGCTGCACCTGCTCGCCGACACGGTCGTGCGCGGCGAGCAGGACGCCAAGGAGTCCCCCGCCTGA